A segment of the bacterium genome:
GATTGAAACGGGCAAATATTCTTTCAGAATAGGCCCAACTGGCGAACTCGGGCTAGTGCCGCGCTGACAAATCAAAAACCTATCATCTCCTGCTCCAGACGCAAATGGCTGCGAATGCGGTTACTCCTATCCCATTGACATTCATGTCGCAAAGCCCGACCTGGAAAGCTACGAGAAATTTCACAAGGAATTTACCACACTCCGCCTCGGCAAAGGCGAAAGCTACGGAATCCCATATCGTATTCTGACCGCAATAGGTTTGAAAAACGTATTGGTTGCGGGCCGATGCGTCAGCACGGACAGGAACATGCAAGCGTCCCTGCGCGTCATGCCGGGTTGCTATATCACGGGCCAAGCGGCCGGAATTGCGGCGGCCATGACCGTCCAATCAAAAACAGATACCCGCGGGATCGACATCCAGGAGTTACAGGCGAGACTGAAGGCCACAGGCGCCTATCTCCCCAATTTTAAAAATTATTAGCATCCTGTTGAAAAACCAGTACGGCAAAAGCCTGCTCTCTGATCTGGCGGAAACCCTAACTGCGGAGTTTGGCAAAGGATTCGATGCATCTAATCTCCGCTACATGCGGTTATTTTATCAGGCTTTTCCGAATTGTGACGCACTGCGTCACGAATTGAGCTGGACCCACTACCGCTCCCTGCTCAGGGTCGATGATGCCGCTGCCCGGCTCTGGTACAGGATCGCATCCTTGCAGGCCTTGGCGACGCGGAACTTCACCACGCGCTTGGCCTTGATCTTGATCGTCTCGCCCGTCTCGGGATTTTTGCATATTCACGGGGGAATGCAATAAACCTAATTATCAATCCCCAGAGTGAAGGTTCATCACTTTAAGACCTGCCCCAATACTTCATAGAGCTGGCTCTCGGTGTAGGGTTTGGCGAGCATCCCTCTAAAGGATTTAAAGGCTGGCTTTGACATCATATGATCTTCGAAGTATCCGCTGGAAATAATCGCCCTGGCATCTGGATCTATCGCCATAATCTCCTTGAGTACTACTGCCCCGCCCACACCTCCCGGGATAGTAAGATCCAAAATCAGTAGATCAAATGGGTCGCCAGCATTCAGCGCTTGCTTATAAATATCTACGGCTTGTTGACCATTAGAGGCGGTCTCAACTAAATAGCCCGCTCCTTTCAGCCAACTCGATACAACCATGCGAATAATGTCCTCATCATCTAGAACCAGTATTCTGACCATTGCTCATGTCCCCCCTTACGCCGCCAATATACGGGCTAAATCGGCGGCTGATGCCGCATCGGGCGGAACTCAGCCTCCGGTTCGGCCAGCCACGCCTGTTGCGACTCCACCGCCGATGCGTTGGCAAATACTGCATCGACCCAACGCCATGAGTCCAAGGCCACCGCATCCAGTGGTTTCACAGAAAAACAAGGCGGTTTACTCATCATGGCTATTCTTTCTCAACGCAGTGGTCCTAGTCTATAACTTATGAACAGCTTTCATTCGTCGTCTTGAAGCGGAACTCAAGACCATCCCCTTTTCGCAGAATCGCTTCAACCCCTTCGCACGCCGCATCAACAGGTTTCATTACAATCCCATAAGACATGACAAGTCGCCCCCGAGCGGGTATCCATCGAAATGTCGAGATGCCATGAAATTCAGTTCTATCGACAGCCCGCTGGAGTCCTTCAGGAAAAGGCGTGTTCGCGAATTCCATTCCTCGTGTCAGTGTTCTGCCCCGCCAGGGGGAATCCTTCCTCGCAAAGTTCTCTTCCCAGTTTCCCACCCAGGGAAAATCTGACCGGTTCCAAACATAGGCAACCAGTAATCCAAGCTTAGGATTCACCGCACTGAACCACGCCGTGCCGCTCGATGGATCCATTAACTGGGCGCTGTAATCCGACGAATGCCTGTAGTCCCGTCCGATCATTCGCAGATCCACTGGTTTCCCATACACTCCGGGCCCCCTGGGCCAGCAGAAGGACGTGTCGGACTTCAAGCGCTGTGGTTTGCCAAACATGCCCGGGTAGGTATGGCCCTTCGTGGCTGACATATCGAACAGCGTTACTCCCTTCTCCAGGAAAGGCGGACCAAATGTAACATGCTCACACATTGTAAAGGGTAGATCACGGTGCGCCAGATTTACAATCTCTTCACGCACGTTGACATAATAACTTCCACGAACCATTCGGATGGTTCGTTTAAGCCGCATCATGGCTGCTGGCAAGTCGCATTCGCATACCAGAGTCACTGATTTCTTTGTCACTGCCTTCCGCACAAGTCTCCAGCGGACAACCGGGGCCTCTCCGTGTCCGCCCAAACCGAGTCGCGCTTCCGCCGGAGAGGGATCACCGAACCAGCCCAAGCAAAGATTATGTCCACAAATCGAGGCCAGCAGTTTACTTTCAAAACGCTTGGCATCGCCTGCCTTATACTGCCAGGGTTCAATTCCTTTCCATGTTGGGACCCAAAAGGGATTACGCCCGGGGAGATCCTTTAGCGTGATTGAGGCAAAGTGTCCCCCGCCCTGGAGCAGGACCAGTTTCAAAACACCATTATCCAATTCCCAGCCTTTCCGACCACGGCAGTGGGTTACATGGATATGCATCGAATTCTCAGACTTGGCCATTCTCATTTGCACCTTTGCTTGCGAACTACCCTCTGATCAATGCCTGGATTGCATGTTGCTCGTCCACTGATCCTTTACCAGACCACAAGTCCCGGAGAATCGCATCAATATCCGTACCATCCCCCATTGCGAGATGGCGAAGAGCAGCCCGGGCACCCCGCGCATACCGTTCGGGCTGTATCCCTTGCCCAAGCGCCAGCCTCATGGCACCAATCAGCCTGTCATCCCATCCCAGTTTGCGCATGGTATCCCGGGTGACCCGCTCCACAGCATCTTTCAGGAACGGATTCGTCATCCTGACCAATAAATCATCCACATAGGCATTGAATCCATCCGGCGTAAACAGCGGGTCCAACTCGTGATACTTGCGACAGAGCGCTTCCCCGGATTCGAGCAGAAAGGCATCCCGCGCCAATTGCATCAGCGCTGGATTCCCGGCGGCTTCCGACATAAACACCCCGCCGCTCTCGCGTAGCAGGTATCCGATCAGGGCATGCGTAGCGTTGTGCCCATACAACTTCGCTTCCTCGAAGGGTAACAAATCGGCCTTTTCCTCAAATACTTCAATGCCACGCCGGAACCCGGACAATTCGATCCGGGTGATCAGGATCCGATTGAATTCTTCAGCCAGGAACGCCCTTGCCATTTCCGGGACGACGGGGACAAGTCCTTGCGCCGCGATTTGCTCGGCCTCCGTCACCACTCCGCTCATTTTCCCGATCACCGTATTGAGCACCTGGGTTCGGGCTGAGGCTAGTCCACCCGCCAAGAGAGACGCCAAGGCCTCAATCAGGATTTCGGCGGCATGATTATTGTTCTCCGCCGTGTACACCACCGCCGCAGGCAAACTCTCATCAGATGTTTTTGCGCGCAGGCCGACAGACAGGATGTCCAGCACATCGCCGGGCTTTCCCGTCCCATAAAACGCGACACTCGGCAACGCGGTGGCAATTTCGTCCGCAAGGGCAACCGCCTCGATCAGGGATTTCCGATCCCGTTCATCAAGTGGATTGAGGATTTCAACGGGGCCTATCTCATGTGTCTCGATCCCCGCCGGAGTCGCCACATTGAGCATATAGTAGCCCTTGTTCCGACGCACGGACTCCACCACGGACGGAACAACCTCCGCCACAACAAGCCGGTTGAAATTCCCGGACCGCCAGGCTTCATAAACAAACAGACCCGCTTGAATCGCGCCAAACCCGAAACCAACAAAAGTATGCATACGCTTCATCCGATTTCCTTACACTGACACTGGAGGCTTTCTCTCGCCAAATCGTTTCACC
Coding sequences within it:
- a CDS encoding response regulator encodes the protein MVRILVLDDEDIIRMVVSSWLKGAGYLVETASNGQQAVDIYKQALNAGDPFDLLILDLTIPGGVGGAVVLKEIMAIDPDARAIISSGYFEDHMMSKPAFKSFRGMLAKPYTESQLYEVLGQVLK
- a CDS encoding FAD-dependent oxidoreductase; the encoded protein is MDIHVAKPDLESYEKFHKEFTTLRLGKGESYGIPYRILTAIGLKNVLVAGRCVSTDRNMQASLRVMPGCYITGQAAGIAAAMTVQSKTDTRGIDIQELQARLKATGAYLPNFKNY